A genomic stretch from Xenopus laevis strain J_2021 chromosome 6S, Xenopus_laevis_v10.1, whole genome shotgun sequence includes:
- the nmt2.S gene encoding glycylpeptide N-tetradecanoyltransferase 2, whose amino-acid sequence MAEDSESAASQQSLDLDDQDTCGIDGDNEDEAEHAKGSPAGDLGAKKKKKKQKRKKEKPNSGGAKSDSASDSQEIRTQQPSKNPAIPMQKLQDIQRAMELLSACQGPAKNLDEASKRKYQFWDTQPVPKLNEIITCHGPIEPDKDNIRQEPYSLPQGFMWETLDLSNAEVLKELYTLLNENYVEDDDNMFRFDYSPEFLQWALRPPGWLSQWHCGVRVASNKKLVGFISAVPASIRIYDTVKKMVEINFLCVHKKLRSKRVAPVLIREITRRVNLEGIFQAVYTAGVVLPKPVSTCRYWHRSLNPRKLVDVKFSHLSRNMTLQRTMKLYRLPDATKTTGLRPMERKDITMVQHLLNDYLKQFCLAPFMDEEEVVHWFLPQDHIVDTYVVESSNGVLTDFFSFYTLPSTVMHHPNHKTLKAAYSFYNIHTETPLLDLMNDALIIAKLKGFDVFNALDLMENRIFLEKLKFGIGDGNLQYYLYNWKCPAMESDKVGLVLQ is encoded by the exons ATGGCGGAGGACAGTGAGTCGGCGGCTAGCCAGCAGAGCTTGGACCTGGATGACCAGGACACCTGCGGCATTGACGGTGATAACGAGGACGAAGCCGAGCATGCCAAGGG GAGCCCTGCTGGGGATCTAGgagccaaaaaaaagaagaagaaacaaaagaggaaaaaggaaaagcCAAATTCTGGTGGCGCCAAGTCCGACTCTGCATCTGATTCTCAAGAAATAAGGACACAGCAGCCTTCAAAA AATCCAGCCATCCCAATGCAAAAACTGCAAGACATCCAGAGAGCCATGGAGCTGCTTTCTGCCTGCCAGGGACCCGCAAAGAACCTTGATGAGGCAAGCAAACGTAAATACCAGTTTTGGGATACACAGCCTGTACCAAAACTTA ACGAAATTATAACATGTCACGGTCCTATTGAGCCTGACAAGGACAACATACGCCAAGAGCCATACTCATTGCCTCAGGGATTTATGTGGGAAACACTGGACTTGAGTAATGCCGAGGTG CTAAAAGAACTGTACACTTTGTTAAATGAAAATTATGTGGAAGACGACGATAATATGTTCCGATTTGATTATTCCCCGGAGTTTCTACAATG GGCTCTGCGTCCCCCTGGCTGGTTATCGCAATGGCACTGTGGTGTTAGGGTTGCCTCCAACAAGAAACTAGTGGGTTTCATTAGTGCGGTTCCTGCTTCAATCCGTATTTATGATAC TGTAAAGAAGATGGTAGAAATCAATTTTCTTTGTGTCCATAAAAAGCTGCGATCGAAGAGAGTGGCTCCTGTGCTTATCCGGGAAATAACAAGGAGAGTTAATCTGGAGGGGATATTCCAGGCAGTTTATACAGCAGGAGTTGTTCTTCCGAAGCCTGTGTCAACATGCAG ATACTGGCATCGCTCCTTAAATCCTAGAAAACTGGTAGATGTGAAGTTTTCTCATCTAAGTAGAAATATGACGTTACAAAGGACAATGAAGCTTTACAGGCTGCCAGAT GCCACAAAGACCACGGGTTTAAGACCAATGGAAAGGAAGGATATTACAATGGTCCAGCATTTACTAAACGACTATCTGAAGCAGTTTTGCCTTGCTCCTTTCATGGATGAAGAGGAGGTTGTGCACTGGTTTCTTCCTCAGGATCACATTGTTGACACCTATGTTGTAGag aGTTCAAATGGGGTTCTAACAGATTTTTTCAGTTTCTACACGTTACCGTCGACAGTGATGCACCACCCCAACCATAAAACTCTCAAGGCAGCATATTCCTTCTACAACATCCATACGGAAACGCCTCTGTTGGACCTAATGAACGATGCACTAATTATTgccaaattg AAAGGATTCGATGTTTTTAATGCTCTCGATTTAATGGAAAACAGAATTTTCTTGGAAAAGCTGAAGTTTGGGATTGGAGATGGCAATCTGCAGTATTATCTGTATAACTGGAAGTGTCCAGCCATGGAATCTGATAAG GTCGGCTTAGTGTTGCAGTAA